One window from the genome of Pantoea cypripedii encodes:
- the lldP gene encoding L-lactate permease, whose protein sequence is MQAWQQNYDPLDNIWLSSLVAVIPIVFFFFALIKLKLKGYQAGTATVVLALLVALLLYGMPVGQALASVVYGFLYGLWPIAWIIVAAVFVYKISVKTGQFDIIRASILSITPDQRLQMLIVGFSFGAFLEGAAGFGAPVAITAALLVGLGFNPLYAAGLCLIVNTAPVAFGAMGIPIIVAGQVTGLDSFHIGQMAGRQLPFLTIIVLFWIMAIMDGWRGVKETWPAVMVAGGSFAIAQFLSSNFLGPELPDIISSLASLVCLTLFLRRWKPVRIFRFNDVGASLVDHNLSRQRYNAAQVIRAWMPFLFLTATVTLWSIPPFKALFAKGGALYDWVFTFPVPWLHELVARMPPVVVSATPYPALFKFDVVSATGTAILVAAVLSVIWLRMKPKAALETFGETLKELALPIYSIGMVLAFAFISNYSGLSATLALALAHTGNAFTFFSPFLGWLGVFLTGSDTSSNALFAALQATTAQQIGVSDVLLVAANTTGGVTGKMISPQSIAIACAAVGLVGKESDLFRFTVKHSLIFTCMVGVITTLQAYVLTWMIP, encoded by the coding sequence ATGCAGGCGTGGCAACAAAATTACGATCCTCTCGACAATATCTGGCTCTCCAGCCTGGTGGCGGTGATCCCGATTGTGTTCTTTTTCTTCGCGCTGATTAAGCTCAAGCTGAAAGGCTATCAGGCGGGTACGGCGACAGTGGTACTGGCACTGCTGGTGGCATTGTTGCTGTATGGTATGCCGGTGGGGCAGGCGCTGGCCTCGGTGGTTTATGGCTTTCTTTATGGCCTGTGGCCGATTGCCTGGATCATTGTCGCGGCAGTGTTCGTCTACAAAATTTCGGTGAAAACCGGTCAGTTCGACATTATTCGTGCTTCGATTCTGTCGATCACCCCGGATCAGCGTTTGCAAATGCTGATTGTCGGCTTCTCATTTGGTGCCTTCCTCGAAGGGGCGGCGGGCTTTGGCGCGCCGGTGGCGATCACCGCGGCGTTGCTGGTGGGGCTGGGTTTCAATCCCTTGTATGCCGCCGGGCTGTGTCTGATCGTCAACACCGCGCCGGTGGCGTTTGGCGCGATGGGGATCCCGATCATTGTTGCCGGGCAGGTCACCGGGCTGGACAGCTTCCATATCGGGCAGATGGCGGGGCGTCAGCTGCCATTCCTGACCATCATCGTGCTGTTCTGGATCATGGCGATCATGGATGGCTGGCGTGGGGTGAAAGAAACCTGGCCGGCGGTGATGGTGGCGGGGGGATCTTTTGCCATCGCTCAGTTCCTCAGCTCCAATTTCCTCGGCCCGGAGCTGCCGGATATCATTTCCTCACTGGCATCCCTGGTATGTCTGACGTTGTTCCTGCGCCGCTGGAAACCGGTACGCATTTTCCGCTTCAACGATGTCGGGGCTTCGCTGGTGGATCACAACCTGTCGCGTCAGCGCTACAATGCTGCTCAGGTCATCCGTGCCTGGATGCCGTTCCTGTTCCTCACTGCCACCGTTACGCTGTGGAGTATTCCGCCGTTCAAAGCGCTGTTTGCCAAAGGCGGTGCGCTGTATGACTGGGTATTCACTTTTCCGGTGCCGTGGCTGCATGAACTGGTGGCGCGGATGCCCCCGGTGGTTGTTAGCGCGACACCTTATCCGGCATTGTTCAAATTTGATGTGGTATCGGCGACCGGTACCGCGATTCTGGTGGCGGCGGTGCTGTCAGTGATTTGGCTGCGTATGAAGCCGAAAGCCGCGCTGGAAACCTTTGGCGAGACGCTGAAAGAGCTGGCTCTGCCGATTTACTCGATTGGCATGGTGCTGGCATTTGCCTTCATCTCCAACTATTCCGGCCTGTCCGCCACCTTAGCGCTGGCACTGGCCCACACTGGCAATGCCTTCACCTTCTTCTCACCGTTTCTCGGCTGGCTTGGCGTGTTCCTGACCGGCTCGGATACCTCGTCAAACGCGTTGTTTGCCGCTTTGCAGGCCACCACGGCGCAGCAGATTGGGGTGTCGGATGTGCTGCTGGTGGCGGCCAATACCACCGGCGGAGTGACCGGCAAGATGATTTCGCCACAGTCAATCGCCATTGCCTGCGCCGCCGTTGGGCTGGTGGGTAAAGAGTCGGACCTGTTCCGTTTTACCGTCAAACATAGCCTGATCTTCACCTGCATGGTGGGGGTGATCACCACGCTACAGGCATATGTCTTAACCTGGATGATTCCATGA
- the lldR gene encoding transcriptional regulator LldR: MTENTPRLAETLRARLRTWIDEHQLQPGMRLPAERQLAAEFGVSRSSLREAIQQLISSGVLISRRGGGTWLCEPQEPWSEQRIVAPIRQLLADDPDYRYDILEARHAIEASTAWHAALRATEADKEKLQYAFDATLKLSERDDPDLAAQADVRFHLAIAEASHNVVLLQTMRGFFELLQSSVMQSRQRMYTQPVIFDRLTEQHQALLNAILAGDAEAARLAAMDHLGFVHTTLKTLHEDEARQARITRLPGHDLDKRKDKS, translated from the coding sequence ATGACTGAAAACACGCCGCGCTTAGCGGAGACGTTGCGGGCGCGGCTGCGCACCTGGATTGATGAGCACCAGCTGCAACCTGGCATGCGCCTGCCAGCAGAACGGCAGCTGGCGGCTGAGTTTGGTGTTTCGCGTTCGTCACTGCGTGAGGCCATCCAGCAACTTATCAGCAGCGGCGTGTTAATCAGCCGACGCGGTGGCGGCACCTGGCTTTGTGAGCCGCAGGAGCCGTGGTCAGAACAACGCATTGTTGCCCCGATTCGTCAGCTGCTGGCTGACGATCCTGACTACCGTTACGACATCCTTGAAGCGCGTCATGCCATTGAAGCCAGCACCGCCTGGCATGCGGCATTACGCGCCACCGAGGCGGACAAAGAGAAGTTGCAGTACGCTTTTGATGCCACGCTGAAGCTGAGCGAGCGTGACGATCCCGATTTGGCCGCTCAGGCTGATGTGCGTTTTCACCTTGCCATTGCTGAAGCCTCGCACAATGTGGTGCTGTTGCAGACCATGCGCGGTTTCTTCGAACTGCTGCAATCCTCGGTGATGCAAAGTCGCCAGCGCATGTATACCCAGCCGGTGATTTTTGACCGCCTGACGGAGCAACATCAGGCGTTGCTGAACGCCATTCTGGCGGGGGATGCTGAAGCGGCACGCCTCGCGGCGATGGACCACCTCGGGTTCGTCCACACCACCTTAAAAACCCTGCATGAAGATGAAGCCCGGCAGGCGCGCATTACCCGTCTGCCCGGCCATGACCTGGATAAACGCAAGGACAAATCCTGA
- the lldD gene encoding FMN-dependent L-lactate dehydrogenase LldD produces the protein MIISAASDYRAAAQRILPPFLFHYIDGGAYAEHTLRHNVSDLAEIALRQRVLKNMSDLSLETQLFNETLSMPVALAPVGLCGMYARRGEVQAARAAALKGIPFTLSTVSVCPIEEVAPAINRPMWFQLYVLRDRGFMRNTLERAKAAGCSTLVFTVDMPTPGARYRDAHSGMSGPNAALRRYWQAVTHPQWAWDVGLHGRPHDLGNISTYLGKPTGLEDYIGWLGNNFDPSISWQDLEWIREFWDGPMVIKGILDAEDARDAVRFGADGIVVSNHGGRQLDGVLSSARALPAIADAVKGDITILADSGIRNGLDVVRMIALGADSVLLGRVFLYALATHGQRGVENLLTLIEKEMKVAMTLTGAKTIADITRDSLVQANALLSEAGLAPARPRAVS, from the coding sequence ATGATCATTTCTGCTGCAAGTGACTACCGCGCCGCGGCGCAACGTATTCTGCCGCCGTTCCTGTTTCACTATATCGACGGCGGTGCCTATGCGGAACATACGCTGCGGCACAACGTGTCGGACCTCGCGGAGATAGCATTGCGCCAGCGCGTGCTGAAGAACATGTCCGATCTCAGCCTTGAGACCCAATTGTTCAATGAAACCTTATCGATGCCGGTGGCACTGGCACCGGTGGGGCTTTGCGGCATGTATGCCCGGCGCGGCGAAGTACAGGCAGCACGCGCCGCCGCGTTAAAAGGCATTCCGTTCACGCTGTCGACGGTATCGGTGTGTCCGATTGAGGAAGTGGCTCCGGCGATTAATCGTCCGATGTGGTTCCAGCTGTATGTGCTGCGCGACCGTGGTTTTATGCGCAATACGCTGGAACGCGCCAAAGCAGCAGGCTGCTCGACGCTGGTATTTACCGTGGATATGCCCACGCCAGGGGCGCGCTACCGTGATGCGCACTCCGGCATGAGCGGGCCAAATGCGGCGCTGCGCCGTTACTGGCAGGCGGTGACCCATCCGCAATGGGCGTGGGATGTGGGCCTGCATGGCCGTCCGCACGATCTCGGCAATATCTCGACCTATCTCGGCAAACCGACCGGACTGGAAGATTATATTGGCTGGCTGGGCAACAATTTTGATCCGTCGATTTCCTGGCAGGATCTGGAGTGGATCCGTGAATTCTGGGATGGCCCGATGGTGATCAAAGGCATTCTTGATGCGGAAGATGCACGCGACGCGGTGCGTTTTGGCGCTGACGGCATTGTGGTATCCAACCACGGTGGACGTCAGCTGGATGGCGTGCTGTCATCGGCGCGCGCGCTGCCTGCCATTGCTGATGCGGTGAAGGGCGATATCACCATTCTGGCTGATAGCGGTATTCGCAACGGACTGGATGTGGTGCGAATGATCGCCCTCGGTGCCGACAGTGTGCTGCTTGGTCGTGTCTTCCTGTATGCCCTGGCGACGCATGGCCAGCGTGGTGTCGAGAACCTGCTGACGTTGATTGAGAAAGAGATGAAGGTGGCGATGACGCTGACCGGGGCGAAAACCATTGCGGATATTACGCGGGATTCGCTGGTTCAGGCCAACGCGCTGTTGTCCGAGGCAGGGCTGGCCCCGGCGCGTCCGCGTGCAGTGAGCTGA
- a CDS encoding OsmC family protein: protein MTIHKKGSAHWEGDIKGKGTVSTESGVLSNQPYGFNTRFEGQKGTNPEELIGAAHAACFSMALSLMLGQAGHPPKSIDTTADVSLDKQGEGFAITKIALTSSVSLPGIDKAQFDEIIQKAKAGCPVSQVLNAEITLDYTLNN from the coding sequence ATGACCATTCATAAGAAAGGATCGGCCCATTGGGAAGGTGACATCAAAGGCAAGGGAACCGTTAGCACCGAAAGTGGCGTGTTGAGCAACCAGCCGTATGGCTTTAACACACGCTTCGAAGGGCAGAAGGGGACTAACCCGGAAGAGTTGATTGGTGCCGCGCACGCTGCCTGTTTTTCTATGGCGCTGTCCCTGATGCTTGGCCAGGCAGGACATCCGCCGAAAAGCATTGATACCACTGCGGATGTCTCGCTGGACAAGCAAGGTGAAGGCTTTGCCATCACCAAAATTGCCCTGACCAGCAGCGTGTCGCTGCCCGGTATTGATAAAGCCCAGTTTGATGAAATTATTCAGAAAGCCAAAGCCGGTTGCCCGGTGTCCCAGGTGCTGAACGCCGAGATTACCCTCGACTACACCCTGAATAATTGA
- the yniD gene encoding small membrane protein YniD — protein MAKYLAAKKHWKMVLVLLCICGALLLIRWAAMIWA, from the coding sequence GTGGCAAAATATCTGGCTGCGAAGAAACACTGGAAAATGGTTTTGGTACTGTTGTGTATCTGCGGGGCGTTGCTGCTGATTCGCTGGGCGGCAATGATATGGGCATGA
- a CDS encoding CPBP family intramembrane glutamic endopeptidase, giving the protein MDTQSDKVTLTLFYVGSFVVYYLVTMLITLFPNYGMLRNDGLLVPVLCLFEFAVIYPLYRFYCQRRNDIPLGYLRPGQTLMFIGALFILMAAQTQFLQPEGWLVAQTQQGRNSMLILLLTAVLLAPVFEEVLFRGFLLQGFLLWAPKSRFACMLLTSLLFAVMHTQYVHWETIVALTLFSLLLCYARLRSNSLALPVFLHTLNNLIAILPVWYYA; this is encoded by the coding sequence ATGGACACCCAATCCGACAAAGTCACGTTGACGCTGTTTTACGTTGGCAGCTTTGTGGTTTATTACCTCGTCACCATGCTGATCACGCTGTTTCCCAACTACGGGATGCTGCGTAATGATGGTTTGCTGGTACCGGTGCTGTGTCTGTTCGAATTTGCGGTGATCTACCCCCTGTATCGCTTCTATTGCCAGCGTCGTAATGACATTCCGCTGGGTTATCTGCGTCCCGGACAAACGCTGATGTTTATTGGCGCGTTGTTTATTCTGATGGCGGCACAAACACAGTTTTTGCAACCGGAAGGCTGGCTGGTGGCGCAAACCCAGCAGGGACGCAATTCGATGCTGATCCTGCTGCTGACGGCGGTATTACTGGCACCGGTATTTGAAGAGGTGTTGTTTCGGGGATTTCTGCTGCAGGGTTTCCTGCTGTGGGCGCCGAAAAGCCGCTTCGCCTGCATGCTGCTGACGTCGCTGCTTTTCGCCGTGATGCATACGCAGTACGTGCACTGGGAAACCATCGTGGCGCTGACGCTGTTTTCACTGCTGCTGTGCTACGCGCGTCTGCGCAGTAACAGCCTGGCTTTGCCGGTGTTCCTGCATACGCTGAATAATCTTATCGCGATTCTACCGGTCTGGTATTACGCATAA
- a CDS encoding bifunctional diguanylate cyclase/phosphodiesterase: MNSEFHRDTLLSARDNMEAHTVRVTRRSLRTLTVLLFGVLILSMLMVLMIAHRQNIASVGHDEMMLRQAWQARQQEMLVDVRDYAFWDDAYKHLHQQVDKVWAFDEENVGPGLYKEYHYQGVFVVDGAGQTRYALINGELVDTSLESWLGAQAAPLLATASRLTHDAIARNALVNKQPAIVVAAPILPGKVASLPLPPGPPSVLVFVNIFTPARLQALGKAIDVLDPHTPADADDARKEPRLTEPVPGGEQPLVIRWQPKNPGMGLIWLLLPLLLLTALTIALVTRRVSRHALYNAVLSDRRFEMLVISQRELADSEERFRDLAEAASDWIWETDDQGRLCYLSSRFSDVTGHEVKRWLGRHLDHLLSHPSHSLVAWLRRQGEDVQRVPLRCQFMSAAGERRIGQLMAKTIRRNGLRSGFRGTVSDITYEVDAQARIQFLSRHDILTGLANRMQLQEYLTAHLVQATDDDPLIVISLDLDQFKPINDTWGHTVGDAVLNQISQRIRGLMGAHELAARLGGDAFILVMREASRAGVEYRCRALQRAVHQPVLSGTHQLHLSASMGIVCAPQDASQPEALLRLADIALGQARAAGRNQWVWYSNEMSSHLQSKREMVQAMEAALSQEAFSLHYQPRYQLQNGQLAGAEALIRWQVAADKWITPDRFIPLAEENGLITAISDWVLMRACTDACAWGEQRYVSVNISPVEFRASDLVQRVAYALETSGLPATRLELEITENITFENPERALEIMQGLRALGVRLTVDDFGTGYAALGYLKAFPFNGLKIDRSWMKEFPESQQAQSVVAGIVALARAFALTITAEGIETEAQLNELKVLSCEEGQGYFLGRPMPLAAFSALLEKQDV, from the coding sequence ATGAATTCTGAGTTTCACCGGGATACGTTGTTGTCTGCCAGGGACAACATGGAAGCACACACGGTACGTGTGACGCGGCGTAGCCTGCGCACGCTGACCGTGTTGCTGTTTGGTGTCCTGATTCTCTCGATGCTGATGGTGTTGATGATTGCCCATCGCCAGAACATCGCATCGGTCGGACATGACGAGATGATGCTACGCCAGGCCTGGCAGGCGCGTCAGCAGGAGATGCTGGTCGATGTCCGGGACTACGCCTTCTGGGATGATGCTTATAAACATCTGCATCAGCAGGTGGATAAAGTCTGGGCCTTTGACGAAGAGAATGTCGGACCGGGACTGTACAAGGAGTATCACTACCAGGGCGTGTTCGTGGTGGATGGTGCGGGTCAGACGCGCTATGCGCTGATTAATGGCGAGCTGGTGGACACCTCACTGGAAAGCTGGCTGGGCGCGCAAGCCGCTCCCCTGCTGGCGACAGCGAGCCGGCTTACGCATGATGCGATTGCGCGCAATGCGCTGGTCAATAAACAGCCCGCCATCGTGGTGGCAGCCCCCATTTTACCGGGTAAAGTCGCCAGTTTGCCGCTGCCGCCAGGCCCGCCCTCGGTGCTGGTTTTCGTCAATATTTTTACCCCTGCCAGGTTGCAGGCGCTGGGCAAAGCGATTGACGTACTTGATCCGCATACGCCTGCTGACGCCGACGACGCGCGCAAAGAACCTCGCCTGACTGAACCGGTTCCCGGTGGCGAGCAACCATTGGTGATTCGCTGGCAACCGAAGAATCCCGGTATGGGGTTGATTTGGTTGCTGTTGCCGCTGTTGTTACTGACGGCGCTGACCATTGCGTTGGTGACACGCCGGGTAAGCCGTCATGCGTTATATAACGCGGTACTTTCCGACCGACGCTTTGAAATGCTGGTGATCAGTCAGCGTGAGCTGGCCGACAGCGAGGAACGCTTTCGCGATTTGGCCGAAGCCGCATCCGACTGGATTTGGGAAACCGACGATCAGGGACGCCTGTGCTATCTGTCGTCACGTTTTAGTGATGTCACTGGACATGAAGTCAAACGCTGGCTGGGGCGACATCTTGACCATCTGCTCAGTCATCCCAGCCACTCGCTGGTGGCCTGGCTGAGGCGGCAGGGTGAGGATGTGCAACGAGTACCGCTGCGCTGCCAGTTTATGTCAGCCGCGGGTGAACGCCGTATTGGGCAGTTGATGGCGAAAACCATTCGTCGCAATGGATTACGTTCCGGTTTTCGCGGCACCGTCTCGGACATTACGTATGAAGTTGATGCACAGGCACGCATTCAGTTCCTGTCGCGGCACGATATTCTCACCGGGCTGGCGAACCGTATGCAGTTGCAGGAGTACCTGACTGCCCACCTCGTTCAGGCGACGGATGACGATCCCTTAATCGTGATCAGCCTCGATCTCGATCAGTTCAAGCCGATCAATGATACCTGGGGACACACGGTCGGCGATGCGGTGCTGAACCAGATTTCACAGCGTATACGTGGCCTGATGGGGGCGCATGAGCTGGCTGCCAGACTGGGCGGTGATGCATTCATTCTGGTGATGCGAGAAGCTTCGCGCGCCGGAGTGGAGTACCGTTGCCGTGCGCTGCAACGTGCGGTGCATCAGCCGGTGTTGAGTGGCACACACCAGCTGCATCTGAGCGCCAGTATGGGTATCGTTTGTGCGCCACAGGATGCCAGCCAGCCGGAGGCGCTGCTGCGCCTGGCAGACATCGCGCTGGGGCAGGCGCGGGCCGCCGGTCGCAATCAATGGGTATGGTATTCCAATGAGATGTCGAGTCATTTGCAATCAAAACGAGAGATGGTGCAGGCGATGGAAGCGGCCCTCAGTCAGGAGGCGTTCAGTCTGCATTACCAACCGCGTTATCAGCTGCAAAATGGCCAGCTGGCGGGTGCCGAAGCGCTGATTCGCTGGCAGGTGGCTGCAGACAAATGGATCACGCCGGATCGCTTTATTCCCCTCGCGGAAGAGAATGGGTTGATTACCGCCATCAGTGATTGGGTGCTGATGCGTGCCTGCACCGATGCTTGTGCATGGGGCGAGCAACGTTATGTGTCGGTCAATATTTCACCGGTTGAGTTTCGAGCCAGCGATCTGGTGCAACGCGTGGCTTATGCACTGGAAACCAGTGGCTTGCCAGCGACCCGGCTGGAGCTGGAGATCACCGAAAACATTACCTTTGAAAATCCTGAGCGTGCGCTGGAGATCATGCAGGGGCTGCGAGCGTTAGGCGTGCGGCTCACCGTGGATGATTTCGGTACCGGCTACGCGGCGTTGGGTTATCTGAAAGCCTTTCCGTTTAATGGCCTGAAAATTGATCGTTCCTGGATGAAGGAGTTTCCGGAATCACAGCAGGCGCAATCGGTGGTAGCGGGGATTGTGGCACTGGCACGGGCATTCGCGCTGACTATCACAGCCGAAGGGATTGAGACAGAAGCGCAGTTGAACGAGTTGAAAGTATTGTCGTGCGAAGAAGGGCAGGGCTACTTTCTTGGGCGACCAATGCCGCTGGCGGCGTTCAGTGCGCTTCTGGAAAAACAGGATGTTTAA
- a CDS encoding I78 family peptidase inhibitor, giving the protein MKYYGKALLVLGFFALTACQSATKPDTAAGTPQDAENDMCGASQYQNTIGQPLSVLHDKRFDVPVRAIPWNSAVTMDFNLRRLNFMADQSGKISKVYCG; this is encoded by the coding sequence GTGAAATATTATGGAAAAGCGCTACTGGTGCTGGGATTTTTTGCCCTGACCGCCTGCCAGTCTGCGACCAAACCTGACACCGCTGCGGGGACCCCCCAGGATGCGGAAAACGATATGTGCGGCGCATCGCAGTATCAGAACACCATCGGTCAGCCCTTATCGGTGCTGCATGACAAACGCTTTGACGTGCCGGTGCGCGCCATTCCGTGGAATTCAGCCGTCACCATGGATTTCAATCTGCGTCGGCTCAATTTTATGGCCGACCAGAGCGGCAAAATCAGCAAGGTCTATTGCGGGTAA
- a CDS encoding biofilm development regulator YmgB/AriR family protein: MRTHPNSASRAITDYFNSPAWHAPHESDLLAAIMRELMDDGQPATSKAVIARVIAKLEFEGDEQRLQSYRNLLAQLLEARPHE; encoded by the coding sequence ATGAGAACGCATCCTAATAGCGCCAGTCGGGCGATTACCGATTATTTTAACAGTCCGGCCTGGCATGCCCCGCACGAGAGCGATCTACTGGCCGCGATTATGCGTGAGTTGATGGATGATGGTCAGCCCGCGACCAGCAAAGCGGTGATTGCCAGAGTGATCGCCAAACTGGAATTCGAGGGTGATGAGCAACGTCTGCAAAGTTATCGCAATCTGCTGGCGCAGCTGCTGGAAGCGCGCCCCCACGAGTAA
- a CDS encoding multidrug efflux MFS transporter, with the protein MLRSVEPWKINLISVWFGCFFTGLAISQIIPFLPLYIEHLGVRGDNALSLWSGLTFSITFVVSAAVAPLWGSLADRKGRKLMLLRASFGMGVVILLQAFVTHAWQLLLLRALMGLTSGYIPNAMALVAAQVPRERSGWALSSVATGQIGGVILGPMIGGLLADWLGLRLVFIVTAALLLISFLVTLFLIKETGYTPVSKQDKMSGREVFRSLDNPRLMVCLFITTMVIQMCNGSVNPILTLFVRELAPNAQNIAFLSGFIAALPGISALISAPRLGKLGDRIGTQRILIATMITSLVLLTAMSFVTSATQLGVLRFLLGFADGAMMPAVQTLLVRHSRDNVTGRIFGYNQSFMYLGNVAGPLLGAAVSAASGYRWVFFATAMVVLLNVLLLRRFYRRPKTTLAQPVSQRESSEKTTDATSERSASAAE; encoded by the coding sequence ATGTTACGCTCCGTTGAACCCTGGAAAATCAACCTGATCTCGGTATGGTTTGGTTGTTTTTTTACCGGACTGGCGATCAGCCAGATCATCCCGTTTCTGCCGCTGTATATCGAACATCTCGGGGTGCGCGGGGATAATGCGCTCAGCCTGTGGTCGGGGCTTACTTTTAGTATCACCTTCGTGGTTTCCGCTGCGGTAGCACCGCTGTGGGGTAGCCTTGCGGATCGTAAAGGGCGCAAGCTGATGCTGCTGCGTGCTTCTTTTGGCATGGGGGTGGTGATCCTGTTGCAGGCATTTGTCACCCACGCCTGGCAATTGCTGCTGCTGCGCGCCCTGATGGGGCTGACGTCCGGCTATATTCCTAACGCGATGGCGCTGGTGGCGGCTCAGGTGCCACGCGAGCGCAGCGGCTGGGCGCTGAGTAGTGTGGCAACCGGGCAGATTGGCGGCGTGATCCTTGGGCCGATGATTGGCGGCCTGCTGGCGGACTGGCTCGGTCTGCGCCTGGTCTTTATCGTCACCGCCGCGCTGTTGTTGATCAGCTTTTTGGTCACGCTGTTTCTGATTAAAGAAACCGGCTATACCCCGGTCAGCAAGCAGGACAAGATGAGCGGGCGCGAAGTTTTCCGCAGTCTGGATAATCCGCGTCTGATGGTTTGCCTGTTCATCACCACCATGGTGATTCAAATGTGTAACGGATCGGTCAACCCGATCCTGACGCTGTTCGTGCGTGAACTGGCTCCCAATGCGCAAAACATTGCTTTCCTCAGTGGTTTTATCGCGGCGCTGCCCGGTATTTCCGCCCTGATCTCCGCACCTCGCCTCGGCAAGCTGGGCGATCGCATTGGCACCCAGCGCATACTGATCGCCACTATGATCACCTCGCTGGTGTTACTCACCGCGATGTCGTTTGTTACCAGCGCCACGCAGCTTGGTGTGCTGCGTTTTCTGCTGGGCTTTGCCGATGGCGCGATGATGCCAGCGGTGCAAACGCTGCTGGTACGCCATTCACGCGATAACGTTACCGGACGTATCTTCGGTTATAACCAGTCGTTTATGTATCTGGGAAATGTGGCCGGGCCACTGCTGGGAGCGGCCGTGTCGGCGGCGTCTGGCTATCGCTGGGTATTCTTTGCCACCGCGATGGTGGTGCTGCTTAACGTGCTGTTGCTGCGTCGTTTCTATCGCCGCCCGAAAACCACGCTGGCGCAACCGGTGAGCCAGCGTGAGTCATCAGAGAAAACTACTGACGCAACGTCAGAGCGAAGTGCCAGCGCTGCTGAGTAA